In a single window of the Alphaproteobacteria bacterium LSUCC0684 genome:
- the typA gene encoding translational GTPase TypA — protein sequence MNPNLRNIAIIAHVDHGKTTLIDSIMKQAGMFREGQTVAERLMDTGDLEKERGITILAKPTSIRWGEMRINIIDTPGHADFGGEVERVLHMADGVILLTDAAEGPMPQTKFVLGKALAQGLRPIVIINKIDRSDARPDEVVNEVFDLFVALDASDEQLDFPILYASGRDGWCVDELSKPRENLHPLLDLIIAHVPPPGLPEDKPFAMLATLLDRDPFLGRCLTGRIVQGKASVNDMVKAIGLDGKVVEQGRLTKLLRFEGTERVPVKEAAAGDIICVAGLAKASVSDTLGAPGLDAPVPSTPIDPPTMAVTITVNDSPYAGREGTKVTSTMIRERLLAEAETNVAITFRESAGKDAFEIGGRGELQLGVLIETMRREGFEMTVSRPRVLLREDGGMKMEPVEEVIIDVDEGYASSVIDSLNRRKGEMVDMRSAGAGKTRLVFHAPSRGLIGYQSRFLTETRGTGVLNRLFHDYAPWRGDIPGRRNGALIANDQGEAVAYALFNLQDRGMMFIHPQEPVYMGMIVGEHSRDNDLEVNVLKGKKLTNVRASGSDEAVVLTPPRRMSLEEMMAYINEDEVLEVTPKNLRLRKIHLFAHERKKYARAAS from the coding sequence ATGAACCCGAACTTGCGCAATATTGCCATCATCGCCCATGTTGATCATGGCAAGACAACGCTCATCGACAGCATCATGAAACAGGCAGGCATGTTCCGCGAAGGCCAAACCGTGGCCGAACGGCTCATGGATACGGGCGACCTTGAAAAGGAACGCGGGATCACCATTCTGGCCAAGCCGACCTCAATTCGCTGGGGTGAGATGCGAATCAATATCATCGACACCCCCGGCCATGCCGATTTCGGGGGCGAGGTTGAACGCGTGCTTCACATGGCCGATGGCGTGATCCTGCTGACCGATGCCGCCGAAGGGCCGATGCCCCAGACCAAATTTGTCCTTGGCAAGGCGCTGGCCCAGGGGCTCCGCCCCATCGTCATCATCAACAAGATCGATCGCAGCGACGCCCGCCCCGATGAGGTGGTGAATGAAGTCTTTGATCTCTTCGTTGCGCTCGATGCCAGCGATGAGCAGCTGGATTTCCCCATTCTCTATGCGTCCGGCCGTGATGGCTGGTGCGTCGATGAGCTGAGCAAGCCGCGGGAGAATCTGCATCCGCTTCTGGATCTGATCATCGCCCATGTCCCGCCGCCGGGCCTGCCGGAAGACAAGCCTTTTGCCATGCTGGCAACGCTTCTGGACCGTGACCCTTTCCTCGGCCGCTGCCTGACAGGACGGATTGTCCAGGGCAAGGCTTCGGTCAATGACATGGTAAAAGCGATCGGTCTTGACGGCAAGGTGGTGGAACAGGGCAGGCTCACGAAACTGCTTCGATTTGAAGGCACGGAACGGGTGCCGGTGAAGGAAGCCGCCGCCGGGGATATCATCTGTGTCGCCGGGCTGGCCAAGGCATCCGTATCGGATACGCTGGGCGCGCCGGGGCTGGATGCGCCGGTTCCTTCAACGCCGATCGACCCGCCGACCATGGCGGTGACGATCACGGTCAATGACAGCCCCTATGCCGGACGCGAAGGCACCAAGGTGACCTCAACCATGATCCGGGAACGTCTTCTCGCCGAGGCCGAGACCAATGTTGCCATCACCTTTCGCGAAAGTGCGGGCAAGGATGCGTTCGAGATCGGCGGGCGGGGCGAGCTTCAGCTCGGCGTGCTGATCGAAACCATGCGGCGGGAAGGGTTCGAGATGACGGTATCACGCCCCCGGGTGCTGCTGCGCGAAGACGGCGGCATGAAGATGGAGCCCGTCGAAGAAGTCATCATCGATGTTGATGAAGGCTATGCGTCATCGGTGATCGACAGCCTCAACCGCCGCAAGGGTGAAATGGTGGATATGCGCAGTGCCGGGGCAGGCAAGACACGTCTTGTCTTCCATGCACCATCCCGGGGGTTGATCGGCTATCAGTCCCGGTTTCTTACCGAAACCCGCGGAACCGGAGTTCTTAACAGATTATTTCACGACTACGCGCCATGGCGGGGCGATATTCCCGGCCGCCGCAACGGAGCGCTCATTGCCAATGACCAGGGCGAGGCTGTCGCCTATGCCCTTTTCAACCTGCAGGATCGCGGCATGATGTTCATTCACCCGCAGGAACCGGTCTATATGGGCATGATCGTGGGCGAACACAGCCGCGACAATGATCTTGAGGTCAATGTTCTCAAAGGCAAGAAACTCACCAATGTCCGCGCTTCGGGAAGCGATGAAGCCGTGGTGCTCACCCCGCCCAGGCGCATGTCGCTCGAAGAGATGATGGCCTATATCAACGAAGATGAAGTGCTTGAAGTGACGCCGAAGAATCTGCGGCTCAGGAAAATTCATCTTTTTGCCCATGAGCGCAAGAAATACGCAAGAGCGGCATCCTGA